One window from the genome of Oryctolagus cuniculus chromosome 1, mOryCun1.1, whole genome shotgun sequence encodes:
- the DIRAS2 gene encoding GTP-binding protein Di-Ras2, protein MPEQSNDYRVAVFGAGGVGKSSLVLRFVKGTFRESYIPTVEDTYRQVISCDKSICTLQITDTTGSHQFPAMQRLSISKGHAFILVYSITSRQSLEELKPIYEQICEIKGDVESIPIMLVGNKCDESPSREVQSSEAEALARTWKCAFMETSAKLNHNVKELFQELLNLEKRRTVSLQIDGKKSKQQKRKEKLKGKCVVM, encoded by the coding sequence ATGCCTGAGCAGAGCAACGATTACCGCGTGGCCGTGTTCGGGGCAGGTGGTGTTGGCAAGAGCTCGCTGGTGTTGAGGTTTGTGAAGGGAACGTTCCGGGAGAGCTACATCCCCACGGTGGAAGACACCTACCGGCAGGTGATCAGCTGCGACAAGAGCATCTGCACGCTGCAGATCACCGACACCACCGGGAGCCACCAGTTCCCGGCCATGCAGCGGCTGTCCATCTCCAAGGGGCACGCCTTCATCCTGGTCTACTCCATCACCAGCCGGCAGTCCCTGGAGGAGCTCAAGCCCATCTACGAACAGATCTGCGAGATCAAGGGGGACGTGGAGAGCATCCCCATCATGCTGGTGGGCAACAAGTGCGACGAGAGCCCCAGCCGCGAGGTGCAGAGCAGTGAGGCCGAGGCCCTGGCCCGCACGTGGAAGTGCGCCTTCATGGAGACCTCGGCCAAGCTCAACCACAACGTGAAGGAGCTCTTCCAGGAGCTGCTGAACCTGGAGAAGCGCAGGACCGTGAGCCTGCAGATAGATGGCAAGAAGAGCAAGCAGCAGAAGCGGAAAGAGAAGCTCAAGGGCAAGTGCGTGGTCATGTGA